Below is a genomic region from Hippea sp. KM1.
ATACCATCCAACCTCTTACTCGCAAAGGGCAAAGATAGCTGGCCGTTGACCGTGGCAACGATGATACTATTAGCAGATGACAGACCAAAATCGAGCAAGGCATCCGTTGAATTTTTTAGATGGGCATTCAAACACGGCGATAAATACGCAGAACAGCTCGGCTATATACCGCTGCCAGCCTCAGTCAAAAGGATGATAGAGGGATATTACAAAATCAAGGGTCTTGAATAGGGCAGGGGGCTAAAGCCCCCTTATCTGGACAAAGGTGTCATTATACGCTATGCCGTTTTTTGTATCTGTTGGTATGGTTGAAAAGATGTAATTGGTCTTTTTGCAGGCGCTTTTGTAAACAAACGCCACATCGCCTTCTGTTTTGTCTGTGAGGCTTACCCTAAATTCGGCCTCCTTTGAGCCATTTCTTAACAAAACCAAAGAACCCTCACCTAAAGATAAGCCCTCTGCAAGCCCTCTGTTTAGGTAAACCTGATCAATGGGCTTTTCGTCTGTTTGTGAGTTTAAATAATCCATATGGGAGAGGCTCATCAATCTGATTTTGCCATCCTCATAATAGGGTTTTTTAAGCTGAATATCCTTAAAATCCACCCGCCTTGAGCTCTTTAGTCCCTTGTATGCTGAGCTTGGGTTCAAATCAAGGCCAACACCCAGTTGTTTTGCAAGCATTAACGCCGCACCGTAATCGGATAGACCCTCAACAAGCCTATCCCTGAAATGGGTCTTGTTGAAAAAATAGCTCCCCTGGGCATCGGGCGATGAGAACATGCCTCCAACCCTTATGAAATACTCGGCAAGGGAGGAGGTCTGTGTCAGATTCGTATCGACGGATATAAGCGGCTTATCCCTAAACTCCCTCTCCCAGATGTGGTTATCCGGCAGGCTCATGATGGGGTTTGCTGCAACAACAAAAAACCCATCAAAGAAACCATCTTTTAGGTATTTCACAATCTCGCTTATGGGTATTCTGTTCTTGGGTTCTATCGTGGGCTTGATAAAGCCCTCCTTAGATGAGCGAGAGTAATACAGCATATTCAGGTTTCCGCTTAAATAGGCAAGCCTGTTGAGCCATTGTATATTGTTCTTGCCGTTTCTGTATCTCTGCAGGCCGTATCCCTCAACTATTGCAACCCTACCTTGAATAAAGCTATCCCTTAAAAGCTCAAAATCGCTTACGCTTATGCCTGTGCATCTGAAGGCTTCATCGGTATTTGAAAGCCTATCGTATCCCAAAGAATCTATTAGACAATAGGCCAAAGCACCGTCTGATGCTGGATTTATACGAATAAATCTGGTTGCTATCCTTGATGTTTCTGACCTTACGGGGTCTATATAAAACACCTTCTTATCTTTCGATAGCTTAAGCAGGTATGAATAGAAGTGGGGCGATGCGGCAAATGCGTTTCTGCCGAAGACCAGAATAGTATCGGCTTTTTCCAAATTCTCTATATCGGGGTTTGTGCATACACCAAAATCCTCTATATGTGCCTCAATACCCGTCTCATCACACGGGCTTCCATCCACAAAATAGACATTATCAAAGGCGGATGCAACAACATCCCAGGCAAACATGGAATAGCCAAGATTGCCAGAACCCCTGTAATAGAGAATCCTCTTTCCCGACCTTATAAGCCCTGCGGCCTCTTTTATAACATCCTCAACAGGGGCAGGCCTAAAAAACAGCCTGCTTTCTGATTTGTTGTATTTAACCTCTCTGTTGAAGAAACCCTTTAGCTTTGAGCAAACAAAGCTTTTGCCTAAAAACCCATCCGGTTTTATATCGAGCTTCTTTCCATCGAAACGGGCAGAAAACGAGCAGGCATCCGGGCAATCCTTCGAACAAAACAGCTTCACATATCCATCCATTCTGGTCTTTTCAACCTCCCCCTGGCAAATAGAACCTGCAAAAACTCCTGCTCTATCCTCACATTCTTTTCTTTTAGCATTTCAGCAATACCCTTTAGAAAGGTTATCTTTCTATCTTGCTGTTTCAGTGGCGGCAGCGCATCGCCATAGACAGATATAACAAACCTTATCGTTTCAGGATCAGGGTAAAACTCAATCCCATCGAAATGTTCCCTAAAGGCATCGTATATGGCCAGTCCCTCTAAGTCGACATCACCAAAAAAGATAACCCTATCGAATGTAAGTTTCTTTACAAAGTGGCTTATCTGCTTTGTTAAATGAAACCCCTTGTTGTATAGAAAGACGCTGTTTTTTGGCTTTGCGCTCATAAAAAACGATAGATTCTCAGAGATAATCACATTGTTAGCGCTGTTTTCGATGCTTTTTATATCCCCACCAAAAAAGGCCGCAAGGTGGAGCTTTTCTGTCAACTCCCTTATACTGACACCGTTTATCTTAAGCTCCGTGTCGGTTTTTATATAAATAATGTTGGGTCTTTCAACAACCGCAAGGCCGTTGAATGTATCGGCCAACACCCTGTTTTTTTCGATAAATTTGGAATCACCGAACAGATAAGCAGAACAGAATCGTATATCCTCGCCCCTATACTCATTCTCCATAAAGTCTATGATTTTTTGCCTTGCCTCTTCCAGCACCCTATCCATTATCCATAAGCAGAAGAGCGGTCTTCGTGCCTGTATCTTGATACCTGCCAATCAACTTAAAATGTCCCTTTAGCTGTTTTATGTATTTCTCCTTCGTATAGACAAAGAACTTGCCCTTCAGTGAATTAAAGTAATTCGGATCCCTGATCTCATTTAGGCAACATCGCGTATATGCGGTCAGAGACTGGTTTTTTATCCTATACTCATAAAGCGGCAAACCCTCTGACAACACAGCCCTCCAGATATGTTTTTCCGGTCTCAACTGCTCAAACTGGAGCAATAAAACAAAGCCAACAAGGCTAAGCATCAACGCCTTATAGAAAACAAGGTTTGCCGGTTTCTTTATCATATTGGTCAAAGCCACAAAGAAAAACCCAAATAAAACCGTCGGCAATAGGCCTATTATACCGTCTTTGTATAGATACACACTCAGAGCCACACCCAGGGCAAACTCCAGCGTAAACATAGACAAAAACTTAAACTTACTGTTCTTTGCCTTCTCTATGACAAGTCCGAATAAAACGGTTAGCGGTATAAAGCCGAATGCTATGTAATGCGCAAGCTTGTTTTTGGATATCGAGAAAAAGAGAAAAACCCAAAAAAACCAGGCAAACAAAAACATCACCCTTCTGTCTTTAAAATCCAAGGCCCTATAGAAATCATAGAGAAATGGCCACCACAGGTAAACAGCGGCTATGGCTATAGGAAAGAAATAGAAAAATGAGCGTGGGTGCTGATCAGCCGCACCGGTAAACCGCTCTATGTTATGGTATATCAGAAACTTATTGATAAACTCCATCCCATAGAGCTTATAAACGGCCACATACCAGGGCATGCTAACAATTAAAAAAACCAAAAATCCAATGCCGTTCTTTGAAGAGAAAAACTCCCTAATGCCACTCTCTTTCTTTACTATCCACAGATACAAAAAATAGGTAAATCCAACACTTACGATGCCTATAGGGCCCTTGGTTAAGAACGCTAAGGCCACAAACAACCAGCCCAAAACATACCTGCCTGCTATAAAATAATAGACACCGGCAAGTTCGAACAAAATCAGGCTCATATCCGGATATACGGCCCTGCCCAAGTAAAAAAAGAACAATACAGAAACAAAGCCTACTATTGACAATCGGGCTGAATACTCATCATTGAAGAGTCTTTTGCTTAACTCATACACATAGATACCGCTTAGGGATGCAGAGATTATAGCCGGCAATCTGGCAGCATACTCTATGATGCCAAAGAAATCGTGGCCGCTTTTGATCAACTCATCAATGAAAAACAGCTTAAAAAACGCCACCAATTCCCAATAGAACAGTATAGGCTTATCAAACCTAACATGGCAGTTGAAAAACGGCACTATATAGTTGCCATTTTCTATCATCCTTAGGGCAGCATCCACATATTTAGGCTCATCCGGCGGGAAAAATGAGATATAAAAGCTGCCTATCGAAAAGAATACAAACAGATATATAAAAATCGATGCCTTGTTCTTTGTGAGTCTATCCAGCAATTAGTCTTTACCCAAAATTATCCTCTGGAGTTTTTTGAATGATTCTGTGCCTGCAAACTCAAGCCAGTAAAACACCAATGTCTCGGCAGGAACAACGCTTATGCCGTATCCGTTGTAAAAATCCATTGCCGTTGAATAGAACTCATCCTCCCTCGATGTTGTTGCATCCTTTGCTATTACGACATTGTACCCTTTCGCCTTCAAATCCACAGCTGTTGACAGAACGCATATATGTGATTCTATACCCGTAAGAACAACGGTCTTTCTGCCCAACTCCTCTATCCTTTTTGCTATCTCATCTATCTTCAGGGCAGAAAACGACATCTTATCGAACCTTTCGGCATTGTATTTTTCAAGCAGAGACTTAAGCGGCTCTATTGTTTCTCCCAAGCCCTTGGGGTATTGCTCTGTGTATATTATGGGCATATTGAATTCGTTGGCAGCCTCAATCAATAGCCTGATGTTCTTTGTGGTTCTATCCAGATTCTTCATAACCTTGCAGAGTTTCTCCTGCATATCGATTACAACCAAAACAGCGTTGTTCTTGGAAAACATAGGCACCCCCTTATTTTTTCAGGTATTGTGATATCTTCTTTGCATCGCTTTCTTTGGATTTAAACTCACCCAACAGCTGCTCCTTCTTCTCAATAACCATATCTATCAATCTATTATTATCATCTATCAATTTTTTTGCAAGCTCCAATTCATCCTCGGGCGGCTCACCGTTTGACTTTAGCCTATCAAACAGCTCATTCCTCTTTCTGAATAATCTATCAACTTCTGCAAGGTTGAAATCCTTTTTAGAAATCTCCTTTTCTATTTCCTTGCTATTCTCAAAGAGCTTGTCGTATATGTCTTTTCTTTTTTCATCCACCGCAAAACTCCCTTATTATAACGCCTTCTCTTAAGCTTCCATTCGTGGTTATAAGATAATCCTTGCCAAAAAACTCAAGCACCCTCTTTATGATATAAGCACCTATTACTATAACATCCTCCCTGCCTTTTTCCAAGATGGGGTATCGCCTTAGCCTATCCTCAGAACTCATCGACATCATATCCTTCAGTATAGACTCAACCGTCGACTTCTTAAGCAGATGCCCCTCAACTATATCGTGCCTGTATTCCTTAAGCTTTAAATCTATGGCAGCCAGGGTGGTTGTGGTGCCTGCATTGGCCACAATCTCATCGACTCGCCTGTCTTTAACCTTCTCACCCAAAAAGCCAATAAACTCATCACCTATCCTTAAAAGCTCATCCTTACTGGGCGGATCGTTCAAGATGTGTTTTTCCAATAGCTTCACAACGCCAGTGGGCAGACTAAAGGCCTCCTTAAGCCTATCATCAAAAGAGAACATAAACTCGGTGCTGCCACCACCCAAATCAAAAGCCACCCAGCTTTTATTCCTGATTCTGCCGTTTAGGAAATACACTATACCCAAATGGGTAAGGACAGCCTCCTCAACGCCGTCTATAACCCTTATATCAAGACCCAAAGACCTCGCTCTTTCTAAAAACTCATCCCTGTTTAAGGCCTCCCGTGTGGCGCTTGTTGCAACAGCAATGGTTCTATCAACCCTAAAGTCATCTATGATTCTCAAATAGTCCTTCAATATCGATACAGCCCGTTCTATGGCCTCGGCCTTGAGCAGTTTTTGCGGCAGAAAACCCTCACCCAGACGGGCTATTCTGCTCTTTTGAACCAAAAAATCAAACCTGCACGGCTCCTCTTTCTTTGCTATGAGCAGTCGTATGGTGTTTGTTCCTATATCAATGGATGCGACAATCATCTAACTCAAAAACAAGCCCTTTAGAACAAGGAATATGGCAGCCGATAGAGCAGCAGCTATAGGCAGGGTTAACAGCCATGAAACCACTATATCCTTCAATACCTTAAGGTTCAATGCACCTATACCCCTTGCAAGACCAACGCCTATAACAGAACCCACAAGCGTATGGGTCGTGGAGATGGGCAACCCCATCTTGGAGCAGACCAAAACCGTGGTTGCAGCGCCAAACTCTGCGGCAAAACCCCTTGAGGGTGTCATATCCGTAATCTTCCTGCCCACAACCAATATAACCTTATAACCATACATCGAAAGCCCGGCCACTATACCCACAGCACCAACACTCAACACCCAGATAGGCATCGAAAGCTGCTGATGGGCCGTTAAGGCCTTGGCATAAACCGCACCCATTAAAGGTCCGACGGCATTAGCAACATCGTTTGCACCATGAGAAAACGCCATATACGATGCTGTAATCACCTGGAGTATGGCAAATATCCTTTCAACCTGCGGATACCTCCTCTTATAGGGCAGGGTGGTATCAACGGGTATGCCCGAAACTATCTTGTATATAACGCCATAGAATACAACACTAACGCCTATCGCTATGAGGAGTGAGTTTGTGAAGGAGAAGTTCAGATGAAGGTTCTTCAGCCCCTTATAAAGCATAGAGAAAACCAGCACCATAGAAACCATAAACGCCAAAAACGGTGCATACTTCTTTGCAGCCACAACGGGTTTATCGTTTGTAAGTATCTTCTTTGAAATGAACAGGAAGATAAAAAACGAGATTATGCCGCCGCTGATGGGTGAAACTATCCAGCTTAAAACAATCGTTACGACCTTACCCCACTCAATAGAGCTTAAGCCCTGCGTGACGATACCAAAACCCATTACGCCACCGACTATGGAGTGTGTGGTCGATACAGGCATTCCAAGTTTGGTTGCCATATTCACCCATAAGGCTGCAGCAAGCAGTGTGGCAAGCATACCGTATGCAAATACAATGGCCTGGCTCTCATAGGAAAACGGGTTAACAATACCCTTTGCAACCGTTAAGCTAACATGATTGCCCACAAGCATGGCGCCTGAAAACTCAAAGATAGCCGCCACGATAATGGCCTGCTTAAAGCTTAAACTGCGTGCGCCAACGCTCGTGCCCATGGCGTTGGCCACATCATTGGCGCCGATATTCCAGGCCATATAGAAGCCAAATGCAGCAGCCAAAAGTATAATCAATACGGGGCTCATTGGGATATTATCAACCTTATCCTATTTGCCATCTTCTCGGCAGCGTTTGCTATATCGCCTGTTGCCTCAATTATCTTCATCCACAATATCAAGGAGGCGCAATCAAGCTCCTCTGAGCTGTTTACGACTATCTTTGTTAGGTCATACTGGAATACATCGGTTTCGTGCTCTTTTTCATTTATCTTATCGAGCAGCTCCAAAACCTCCTTGGCCTCAGGCCCTGCAAAACCCGCTTCCCTTAGCGTCTCAAGCTCCTCTATCACATGTTTCGAAAGCTCAACAACCTCAAGAACGCTCTTAACAAAACCGTTTATCTTGTTCTTCAACTCCTCAGGCACCTTGATGGTTTTGAATGTCATCAAGACGCCCAAATCCTCGGTCTTGTCCGCTATAGCGTCCATTGATGTAATTATCTGGAGTATATCACCCCTGGCAACGGGCATGAATATACTCTTTGGCAGGCTCTGTCTTATTGTATTCTTTATCGTATCGGTCTTGTATTCATGATCAGAGATCTCCTTGGCGATACGCTGTATGCTCTCCTCATCCGAATTCAAAAACGCCTCATACAACTGGGGTATCCTGCCGGTGCACTCCATAACCTCTTTCATCATCTCCATAATGGCTATGAAGGGAGACTTCCTAAATAAATCGAAAATACCCATAACTCTCCCCCTAACTCTTTAGCTTTTCAATTATACTCCTTGCCACATCCTCAAAGGCCTGTGCCACCGGCGATGTCGGGTTGGAAACCACAATTGGCTTACCCTTATCGCCACCCTCTCTTACCTCGACATCTATGGGTATCTCACCCAAAAAGTCCAGGCCGGTCTCATTGGCAAACTTCTTTGCTCCACCGTGATCGAATATATCTGTTCTTGCGCCGCAGTGCGGGCAGATAAAATAGCTCATATTCTCAATAACGCCGATGGTCGGTATGTTGAGTCGCTTGAAGAAATCATGGGCCCTCATAGCATCACTCATAGCCACATTTTGAGGCGTTATGACTATGATACCACCGCTAACCTTGGTAAGCTGGGCCAAAGACAACTGGGCATCGCCGGTGCCTGGCGGCAGATCCACAACCAAAAAGTCCAAATCGCCCCAGACAACATCGTCTAAAAACTGCTTGATGGCCTGATGTATTAAAGCCCCTCTCCAGATAACCGCAGCATCCTTCGGAACCAGATTGCCTATAGATAGAATCTTTATGCCGTATTTCTCTATGGGGAGTATCTTATCCTTGTATTTTGGGTCTATCGTAACAGGGACACCCTCAATACCCATCATTGTTGGTATGTTAGGCCCATAGATGTCGGCATCCAAAAGCCCGACCTTGTATCCGAATTTAGCCAAAGCCAATGCCGTATTTACGCTAACCGTGGATTTACCCACACCACCTTTACCCGATGTTGTTGCTATGACATGCTTGATCTTTGAGAGCTTCTTGGATTCATCCACCACCTTCTCTATAACCAACTCCACATCCTCAACGCCGTCAATCTTTTTGACGGCCATGGGTATGCTTTTCTTAAGCAGTTCTATTACCGAGTCGTTCTCCTCATGCTTAAGCTTAAGCTTGACAATAACCTTAGAGCCTTCAACCTCCACATCCTCAAGCACACCCTCTTTTACTATGCTATGCGTCTTACCAGGATAAAATACCCGGTTAAGCTCACCTATAACCCTATCCTTCATGGCTATATCTCCTTTTAAAAACTATTAAGTTCCTATTGTCCAGCTTGCCAAATATTCTTTTTGCTCCTCGGTCAATTCATCATGCTCAATGCCCAAGGATTTCAGCTTAAGGGAGGCTATCATTGAATCCAGCTCATCCGGCACCTTATACACCTTCCTTTGAAGTTCACTGCCGTGCTCTATTAAATACTTTGCACTCAGCGCCTGATTGGCAAAGCTCATATCCATAACCGATGAGGGATGGCCCTCTGCTGCCGATAGGTTAACCAGTCTGCCCTCGGCCAACAGGTATATCCTTCTTCCGTCCTTTAGTTTATACTCCCTGACAAAAGGCCTAACATCCCTCTGGGATACGGCTATCTCCTTTAATCCTTTAACATCTATCTCAACATCGAAATGGCCAGAATTGGCAACAATTGCCCCGTCTTTCATCAATTCGAAATGTTCTTTTCTTATAACATGTATATCGCCCGTTACGGTGCAGAAGAAATCGCCGATCTTGGCTGCCTCTTTAATCGGCATGACCCTAAAGCCATCCATTACGGCCTCAAGCGCCCTCAAGGCATCGGTCTCTGTAACCACGACATTGGCGCCCATGCCCTTTGCCCTTGCTGCAAGACCCTTGCCGCACCATCCATAGCCACATACAACAAAGACGCTGCCCGCTATGAGCCTATTTGTGGCCCTCAGGATTCCATCTATTGTTGATTGACCCGTGCCGTATCTATTATCAAACATGTGCTTTGTATTGGCATCATTAACCGCTATAACAGGGAAGGCTAAAACGCCGTTTTTCTCCATGCTCTTAAGCCTTATAACACCGGTGGTTGTCTCCTCCGTTGAGCCTATGACATTACCCGCAAGCTCTTTCCTTTCAGAGTGCAAAAGAGAAACCAGATCAGCACCATCGTCCATCGTTATGTTGGGTTTTCTATCCAAGAC
It encodes:
- a CDS encoding molybdopterin-dependent oxidoreductase translates to MDGYVKLFCSKDCPDACSFSARFDGKKLDIKPDGFLGKSFVCSKLKGFFNREVKYNKSESRLFFRPAPVEDVIKEAAGLIRSGKRILYYRGSGNLGYSMFAWDVVASAFDNVYFVDGSPCDETGIEAHIEDFGVCTNPDIENLEKADTILVFGRNAFAASPHFYSYLLKLSKDKKVFYIDPVRSETSRIATRFIRINPASDGALAYCLIDSLGYDRLSNTDEAFRCTGISVSDFELLRDSFIQGRVAIVEGYGLQRYRNGKNNIQWLNRLAYLSGNLNMLYYSRSSKEGFIKPTIEPKNRIPISEIVKYLKDGFFDGFFVVAANPIMSLPDNHIWEREFRDKPLISVDTNLTQTSSLAEYFIRVGGMFSSPDAQGSYFFNKTHFRDRLVEGLSDYGAALMLAKQLGVGLDLNPSSAYKGLKSSRRVDFKDIQLKKPYYEDGKIRLMSLSHMDYLNSQTDEKPIDQVYLNRGLAEGLSLGEGSLVLLRNGSKEAEFRVSLTDKTEGDVAFVYKSACKKTNYIFSTIPTDTKNGIAYNDTFVQIRGL
- a CDS encoding Mrp/NBP35 family ATP-binding protein, whose translation is MKDRVIGELNRVFYPGKTHSIVKEGVLEDVEVEGSKVIVKLKLKHEENDSVIELLKKSIPMAVKKIDGVEDVELVIEKVVDESKKLSKIKHVIATTSGKGGVGKSTVSVNTALALAKFGYKVGLLDADIYGPNIPTMMGIEGVPVTIDPKYKDKILPIEKYGIKILSIGNLVPKDAAVIWRGALIHQAIKQFLDDVVWGDLDFLVVDLPPGTGDAQLSLAQLTKVSGGIIVITPQNVAMSDAMRAHDFFKRLNIPTIGVIENMSYFICPHCGARTDIFDHGGAKKFANETGLDFLGEIPIDVEVREGGDKGKPIVVSNPTSPVAQAFEDVARSIIEKLKS
- a CDS encoding ArnT family glycosyltransferase; amino-acid sequence: MLDRLTKNKASIFIYLFVFFSIGSFYISFFPPDEPKYVDAALRMIENGNYIVPFFNCHVRFDKPILFYWELVAFFKLFFIDELIKSGHDFFGIIEYAARLPAIISASLSGIYVYELSKRLFNDEYSARLSIVGFVSVLFFFYLGRAVYPDMSLILFELAGVYYFIAGRYVLGWLFVALAFLTKGPIGIVSVGFTYFLYLWIVKKESGIREFFSSKNGIGFLVFLIVSMPWYVAVYKLYGMEFINKFLIYHNIERFTGAADQHPRSFFYFFPIAIAAVYLWWPFLYDFYRALDFKDRRVMFLFAWFFWVFLFFSISKNKLAHYIAFGFIPLTVLFGLVIEKAKNSKFKFLSMFTLEFALGVALSVYLYKDGIIGLLPTVLFGFFFVALTNMIKKPANLVFYKALMLSLVGFVLLLQFEQLRPEKHIWRAVLSEGLPLYEYRIKNQSLTAYTRCCLNEIRDPNYFNSLKGKFFVYTKEKYIKQLKGHFKLIGRYQDTGTKTALLLMDNG
- a CDS encoding Ppx/GppA phosphatase family protein is translated as MIVASIDIGTNTIRLLIAKKEEPCRFDFLVQKSRIARLGEGFLPQKLLKAEAIERAVSILKDYLRIIDDFRVDRTIAVATSATREALNRDEFLERARSLGLDIRVIDGVEEAVLTHLGIVYFLNGRIRNKSWVAFDLGGGSTEFMFSFDDRLKEAFSLPTGVVKLLEKHILNDPPSKDELLRIGDEFIGFLGEKVKDRRVDEIVANAGTTTTLAAIDLKLKEYRHDIVEGHLLKKSTVESILKDMMSMSSEDRLRRYPILEKGREDVIVIGAYIIKRVLEFFGKDYLITTNGSLREGVIIREFCGG
- a CDS encoding inorganic phosphate transporter; translated protein: MSPVLIILLAAAFGFYMAWNIGANDVANAMGTSVGARSLSFKQAIIVAAIFEFSGAMLVGNHVSLTVAKGIVNPFSYESQAIVFAYGMLATLLAAALWVNMATKLGMPVSTTHSIVGGVMGFGIVTQGLSSIEWGKVVTIVLSWIVSPISGGIISFFIFLFISKKILTNDKPVVAAKKYAPFLAFMVSMVLVFSMLYKGLKNLHLNFSFTNSLLIAIGVSVVFYGVIYKIVSGIPVDTTLPYKRRYPQVERIFAILQVITASYMAFSHGANDVANAVGPLMGAVYAKALTAHQQLSMPIWVLSVGAVGIVAGLSMYGYKVILVVGRKITDMTPSRGFAAEFGAATTVLVCSKMGLPISTTHTLVGSVIGVGLARGIGALNLKVLKDIVVSWLLTLPIAAALSAAIFLVLKGLFLS
- a CDS encoding isochorismatase family protein; the encoded protein is MFSKNNAVLVVIDMQEKLCKVMKNLDRTTKNIRLLIEAANEFNMPIIYTEQYPKGLGETIEPLKSLLEKYNAERFDKMSFSALKIDEIAKRIEELGRKTVVLTGIESHICVLSTAVDLKAKGYNVVIAKDATTSREDEFYSTAMDFYNGYGISVVPAETLVFYWLEFAGTESFKKLQRIILGKD
- the ahcY gene encoding adenosylhomocysteinase; amino-acid sequence: MDYDVKDLSLADSGKDRIEWAFQTMDVLKSIQDDFEKNKPLKGKTIGACLHVTTETANLVITLKKGGADVYLCASNPLSTQDDVAAALVKHYDIPVFAIKGEDRDTYYKHLNAVLDRKPNITMDDGADLVSLLHSERKELAGNVIGSTEETTTGVIRLKSMEKNGVLAFPVIAVNDANTKHMFDNRYGTGQSTIDGILRATNRLIAGSVFVVCGYGWCGKGLAARAKGMGANVVVTETDALRALEAVMDGFRVMPIKEAAKIGDFFCTVTGDIHVIRKEHFELMKDGAIVANSGHFDVEIDVKGLKEIAVSQRDVRPFVREYKLKDGRRIYLLAEGRLVNLSAAEGHPSSVMDMSFANQALSAKYLIEHGSELQRKVYKVPDELDSMIASLKLKSLGIEHDELTEEQKEYLASWTIGT
- a CDS encoding Wadjet anti-phage system protein JetD domain-containing protein, producing MDRVLEEARQKIIDFMENEYRGEDIRFCSAYLFGDSKFIEKNRVLADTFNGLAVVERPNIIYIKTDTELKINGVSIRELTEKLHLAAFFGGDIKSIENSANNVIISENLSFFMSAKPKNSVFLYNKGFHLTKQISHFVKKLTFDRVIFFGDVDLEGLAIYDAFREHFDGIEFYPDPETIRFVISVYGDALPPLKQQDRKITFLKGIAEMLKEKNVRIEQEFLQVLFARGRLKRPEWMDM
- a CDS encoding TIGR00153 family protein translates to MGIFDLFRKSPFIAIMEMMKEVMECTGRIPQLYEAFLNSDEESIQRIAKEISDHEYKTDTIKNTIRQSLPKSIFMPVARGDILQIITSMDAIADKTEDLGVLMTFKTIKVPEELKNKINGFVKSVLEVVELSKHVIEELETLREAGFAGPEAKEVLELLDKINEKEHETDVFQYDLTKIVVNSSEELDCASLILWMKIIEATGDIANAAEKMANRIRLIISQ